The proteins below are encoded in one region of Candidatus Planktophila lacus:
- a CDS encoding DUF3048 domain-containing protein, with translation MFFKKFAISTIGVTSIFVVGLGFFSPDQFSKLGEIENVFKDPEPVNSLSGRIGSDGPILVVKIDDTPPAHPQAGLEDADVVYIEQVEGGLTRLAAVFSSTIPTVIGPVRSARISDIEILEQFGRVAFAYSGAQKKLLPVIGAANLENLGAQRQSREIYTNDPLRSAPTAMMLQAQTLMQKVKEQQLPVAISKNVGWNFAESFDTGTAIASAKVSWPANSYDAVWSNLKKRWLLSHKGVPNISASGVHLAASTFVIQIVSITPSEYGDKFGGVTPFTATVGSGSGYILRDGKYISALWDRPTPESGTAWKTTSGETIPFAPGQIWIALTDKEPVFTPIPSKIPADAPSAAAK, from the coding sequence ATGTTCTTTAAAAAGTTTGCTATCTCGACAATTGGAGTTACATCCATCTTTGTTGTTGGCTTGGGCTTTTTCTCGCCTGATCAGTTCTCGAAATTAGGTGAAATTGAAAACGTCTTCAAGGATCCTGAGCCGGTTAACTCATTGAGTGGTCGCATCGGAAGCGATGGACCAATTCTGGTGGTAAAGATCGATGACACTCCGCCGGCGCATCCACAAGCGGGGCTCGAAGATGCTGATGTGGTTTATATAGAGCAAGTAGAAGGTGGACTCACCAGACTGGCTGCCGTCTTCTCCTCAACTATCCCGACGGTAATAGGACCTGTAAGAAGTGCGCGTATCTCGGATATAGAAATACTTGAGCAGTTTGGTCGTGTGGCATTTGCTTACAGTGGCGCACAGAAAAAATTATTACCAGTAATTGGTGCAGCAAACCTGGAGAACTTAGGAGCACAGCGCCAGTCACGCGAAATCTATACAAATGATCCGCTTCGTAGCGCACCGACGGCGATGATGCTGCAGGCGCAAACTTTGATGCAAAAAGTTAAGGAACAGCAACTTCCTGTTGCAATTTCGAAGAACGTTGGATGGAATTTTGCAGAATCCTTCGATACTGGAACGGCAATCGCCTCAGCTAAAGTTTCTTGGCCGGCAAATTCATACGATGCGGTCTGGTCAAATTTGAAGAAGCGCTGGCTGCTCTCACACAAAGGTGTTCCAAACATTTCAGCCAGTGGCGTTCATTTAGCTGCGAGTACCTTCGTAATTCAGATCGTTTCAATTACTCCATCTGAATATGGAGATAAGTTCGGAGGCGTTACTCCATTCACCGCAACGGTCGGGTCAGGTAGTGGCTACATTCTTCGCGACGGTAAATACATTTCCGCGCTATGGGATCGTCCAACGCCTGAATCAGGAACTGCTTGGAAAACCACTTCTGGAGAAACGATCCCCTTCGCACCGGGGCAAATTTGGATCGCGTTAACCGATAAGGAACCAGTATTTACGCCTATTCCATCGAAAATCCCCGCAGATGCGCCATCTGCTGCAGCAAAGTAG
- the ruvB gene encoding Holliday junction branch migration DNA helicase RuvB: protein MSDDRLVAPEFSQDDSAAEHALRPKTLDDFIGQHRVRDQIDVLLSAARSRGSAADHILLSGPPGLGKTTLALILASEMQTPIRITSGPAITHAGDLAAILSSLVEGEILFLDEIHRLPRPAEELLYLAMEDFRVDVVVGKGPGATAIPLQLPRFTLVGATTRAGLLPSPLRDRFGFTAHLDFYESTELAEVIRRSAALLQLTIEEEAVLEVAGRSRGTPRIANRLLRRVRDYAQVRTSGGASAKAANALTHSDAMAALEMYEVDEKGLDRLDRSVLTALIERFNGGPVGLSTLAIAVGEETETVEAVAEPFLVRNGFMARTPRGRIATELGWRHLGRTPPAGIATLFDTPAPNA from the coding sequence ATGAGCGATGATCGTTTAGTAGCGCCAGAATTTAGTCAGGATGACTCAGCTGCCGAACACGCGCTACGTCCAAAGACTCTCGATGATTTCATTGGGCAGCATCGCGTTCGAGATCAGATTGATGTCTTGTTATCAGCAGCACGTTCACGCGGCTCGGCCGCCGATCACATCCTGCTTAGCGGTCCACCCGGACTCGGAAAGACAACTCTTGCTTTGATTTTAGCTAGCGAAATGCAAACACCGATTCGTATAACTAGCGGTCCTGCGATCACTCACGCTGGAGATTTAGCGGCGATTTTATCTTCACTAGTTGAAGGAGAGATTCTCTTCTTGGATGAGATTCACCGTTTGCCAAGACCTGCTGAAGAACTTCTCTACCTTGCAATGGAGGATTTCCGCGTTGATGTTGTCGTAGGTAAAGGACCGGGAGCAACTGCGATTCCATTACAACTGCCGCGCTTTACATTAGTTGGGGCAACTACACGCGCAGGATTACTTCCTAGTCCGCTAAGGGATCGCTTCGGCTTTACTGCACATCTTGATTTCTATGAGTCCACTGAACTCGCTGAAGTAATTCGTCGCAGCGCTGCTTTACTGCAACTGACAATTGAAGAAGAGGCGGTACTTGAAGTTGCTGGCAGGTCTCGCGGCACACCACGTATCGCCAATCGTTTATTGCGTCGCGTCCGCGACTATGCCCAAGTTCGCACAAGTGGTGGAGCCAGCGCTAAAGCTGCAAATGCCCTCACTCACTCAGATGCGATGGCCGCGCTTGAAATGTATGAAGTAGATGAGAAAGGTTTGGATCGACTAGATCGTTCAGTGCTGACCGCACTTATCGAGCGATTTAATGGGGGACCGGTTGGTCTTTCAACGCTGGCGATTGCAGTGGGTGAAGAGACGGAAACGGTCGAAGCCGTGGCTGAGCCATTCTTGGTAAGAAATGGTTTTATGGCCCGCACTCCGCGGGGTCGTATCGCCACCGAACTCGGGTGGCGCCATTTAGGGCGAACCCCTCCTGCTGGGATCGCAACCCTTTTCGACACGCCCGCGCCCAACGCATAG
- a CDS encoding YebC/PmpR family DNA-binding transcriptional regulator codes for MSGHSKWATTKHKKAVIDSRRAKNFAKLIKAIEVASRNGGPDVDGNPTLFDAIAKAKKNSMPADNIERAVKRGAGLESGGSDWQTIMYEGYGPNGVAIMIECLSDNRNRAASEVRVAVTRNGGSMADPGSVSYLFNRKGVIIIAKAESVTEEKILESVLEAGAEEVNDLGESFEVVCEASDLVAVRTALQNSGLDYESADSSFLPSMSIPLDAEGATKVFELIDAIEELDDVQNVYSNFDVSDEVMASLS; via the coding sequence ATGTCAGGCCATTCCAAATGGGCAACGACAAAGCATAAGAAAGCGGTAATCGATAGCCGCCGTGCAAAGAACTTTGCAAAACTCATTAAGGCTATTGAAGTTGCATCACGTAATGGTGGGCCAGATGTTGATGGCAATCCAACTCTCTTTGATGCGATCGCAAAGGCAAAGAAAAACTCGATGCCCGCCGATAACATCGAAAGAGCGGTAAAGCGTGGCGCTGGACTCGAATCCGGCGGATCTGACTGGCAGACAATTATGTACGAAGGTTACGGACCAAATGGCGTTGCGATCATGATTGAATGTTTATCAGATAACCGAAATCGCGCAGCTTCAGAAGTTCGCGTAGCCGTAACTCGCAACGGTGGTTCGATGGCAGATCCTGGATCAGTTTCCTATCTCTTTAATCGCAAAGGTGTAATCATCATTGCTAAGGCGGAGTCGGTAACAGAAGAGAAAATTCTCGAATCTGTGCTTGAAGCCGGAGCCGAAGAAGTAAACGATTTAGGTGAATCTTTTGAGGTTGTCTGTGAGGCTAGCGATCTGGTTGCAGTTCGCACAGCGTTGCAGAACTCAGGCCTTGATTACGAATCCGCCGATTCATCATTCTTGCCATCGATGTCCATTCCCTTGGATGCAGAAGGCGCCACCAAGGTCTTCGAACTAATTGATGCCATTGAAGAGTTGGATGATGTGCAGAATGTTTACAGCAACTTCGATGTCTCCGACGAGGTTATGGCGAGCCTTTCCTAG
- the pdxS gene encoding pyridoxal 5'-phosphate synthase lyase subunit PdxS: MSEAVGTARVKRGMAEMLKGGVIMDVVNVEQAKIAQDAGACAVMALERVPADIRAQGGVARMSDPDMIEKIKAAVTIPVMAKARIGHFVEARILESLGVDYIDESEVLTPADFENHIDKWDFKVPFVCGATNLGEALRRINEGAAMIRSKGEAGTGDVSNAMMHMRKIGAEIRRLSSMREDELYVAAKELQAPYALVKEVAETGKLPVVLFTAGGIATPADAALMMQMGADGVFIGSGIFKSGDPATRAAACVKATTFFEDAKVIADASRGLGEAMVGINVADLPAPHRLAERGW; encoded by the coding sequence ATGTCAGAGGCAGTCGGAACAGCTCGCGTTAAGCGCGGTATGGCAGAAATGCTTAAGGGCGGCGTCATCATGGATGTCGTCAACGTTGAGCAGGCCAAGATCGCTCAAGATGCAGGTGCATGTGCCGTTATGGCTCTCGAACGCGTACCTGCTGATATTCGCGCCCAAGGCGGCGTCGCTCGCATGTCAGATCCAGACATGATCGAAAAAATTAAAGCGGCGGTAACAATTCCTGTAATGGCTAAGGCTCGTATCGGTCACTTCGTCGAAGCTCGCATTCTCGAATCTCTAGGCGTTGATTACATCGACGAATCAGAAGTTTTAACTCCAGCAGATTTTGAAAACCATATTGATAAGTGGGATTTCAAAGTTCCTTTCGTGTGCGGAGCAACAAACTTAGGTGAAGCGCTCCGTCGGATTAATGAAGGCGCCGCAATGATTCGCTCAAAGGGCGAGGCAGGTACTGGAGATGTTTCCAACGCCATGATGCATATGCGCAAGATCGGGGCAGAAATCCGTCGCCTATCTTCCATGCGCGAAGATGAACTCTATGTTGCCGCAAAAGAGTTACAAGCTCCTTACGCACTTGTTAAAGAAGTAGCTGAGACCGGAAAACTTCCTGTCGTCCTATTTACTGCTGGTGGTATCGCAACTCCTGCCGATGCGGCTTTAATGATGCAGATGGGCGCTGACGGCGTATTCATTGGCTCAGGAATCTTCAAGTCAGGCGATCCTGCAACTCGCGCAGCTGCTTGCGTTAAAGCAACCACATTCTTCGAGGATGCAAAAGTAATTGCCGATGCCTCACGTGGTCTTGGTGAAGCGATGGTTGGAATCAATGTTGCTGATCTTCCTGCACCACACCGCTTAGCTGAACGCGGCTGGTAG
- the secD gene encoding protein translocase subunit SecD yields the protein MSTPNKTVKSPARSGRALLILALIIFGLLATTFIQGVSSVKLGLDLRGGTSVTLQPRASNDSNKVTSEAIDQAVSIIRQRVDSIGVAESEVTAQGSGTNRQIVISVPGDSGRRVVDLVGQTAELRFRQVLAEGSGISNPADTSTAATPAAGVNADLNAKYAALDCTDPASREGTGADSPADTIVSCSRDGGAKYILAPAEVLGTQVSSAEAGYDPSQGLAWFVSLTFNGDGTKAFGALTNRVTSLQSPLNQVAIVLDGLVVSAPRINEAIPSGNAQITGSFSQVEAQDLANVLKYGALPLAFDRGEVQQVSPTLGADQLSAGLLAGALGLGLVLIYSLLYYRGLGLVVVGSLALAAAIVYLLFLVLGETIGFTLTLAGIAGAIVAIGVTADSFIVFFERIRDEAREGRSIRSAVESGWAKARHTILVADAVSLIAAALLYFFAVGGVRGFAFTLGLTTLVDLIIVFFFTKPMVSILAGVKFFSSGHPLSGLSPKSIGMKNYRTASITTDSTKTVSTQSVSTLEA from the coding sequence ATGTCCACACCAAATAAAACTGTGAAGAGCCCTGCCCGCTCTGGCCGCGCCCTTTTGATTCTGGCGCTCATTATCTTCGGTCTACTTGCAACCACCTTTATCCAAGGTGTTTCTTCGGTCAAGCTAGGTCTCGATCTTCGAGGCGGAACCAGCGTGACGCTGCAACCCCGAGCGTCAAATGACTCCAACAAGGTAACTTCTGAGGCGATAGATCAAGCAGTCTCAATTATTCGCCAGCGCGTTGACTCAATTGGTGTAGCAGAAAGTGAAGTAACTGCTCAAGGAAGCGGAACCAATCGACAGATCGTTATCTCTGTTCCAGGAGATAGCGGACGTCGCGTTGTGGATCTTGTTGGCCAAACTGCAGAGCTTCGTTTTCGTCAGGTACTAGCAGAAGGTTCTGGCATATCAAATCCTGCTGACACTTCAACTGCTGCAACACCTGCAGCCGGCGTTAACGCTGATCTCAATGCGAAGTACGCCGCACTTGATTGCACCGATCCTGCTAGTCGTGAAGGTACTGGCGCTGATAGTCCGGCCGACACAATTGTTTCTTGTTCTCGCGATGGCGGTGCAAAGTACATTCTCGCTCCAGCTGAAGTTCTCGGAACTCAAGTCTCTTCCGCCGAGGCTGGATATGACCCATCACAAGGCCTTGCTTGGTTTGTTTCTCTAACCTTCAATGGCGATGGCACAAAGGCATTTGGCGCACTAACTAACCGCGTAACTTCGCTGCAATCACCGCTCAATCAAGTTGCGATTGTTCTCGATGGTTTAGTTGTTTCTGCACCAAGAATTAATGAAGCGATTCCATCAGGAAATGCTCAGATCACTGGGTCTTTCTCACAAGTTGAAGCGCAAGATCTTGCAAATGTTCTTAAATACGGAGCTTTGCCGTTGGCATTCGACCGCGGTGAGGTGCAGCAAGTATCACCAACCCTGGGCGCTGACCAGTTAAGCGCTGGCCTTTTGGCTGGCGCGTTGGGACTTGGTTTAGTTCTTATCTATTCACTTCTTTACTATCGCGGACTCGGTCTCGTAGTAGTTGGTTCACTTGCGCTAGCAGCTGCAATTGTTTACCTGCTCTTCCTAGTACTCGGTGAAACGATTGGATTTACTCTCACCTTGGCAGGTATCGCTGGTGCCATTGTGGCGATCGGTGTTACCGCAGACTCATTTATCGTCTTCTTCGAACGCATCCGCGATGAAGCGCGTGAAGGCCGTTCAATCCGCTCGGCGGTTGAAAGTGGTTGGGCTAAGGCGCGTCACACGATTTTGGTTGCAGATGCTGTTTCTCTGATTGCTGCTGCTTTGCTCTACTTCTTCGCAGTTGGTGGCGTACGTGGCTTTGCTTTCACTCTAGGTCTCACAACACTTGTCGATTTAATTATCGTCTTCTTCTTCACCAAGCCAATGGTGAGCATCTTGGCCGGAGTTAAATTCTTCTCTTCCGGTCATCCGCTTTCGGGGCTATCGCCTAAGAGCATCGGTATGAAGAATTATAGAACTGCATCGATCACAACTGATTCAACCAAAACTGTTTCTACCCAGTCTGTTTCAACATTGGAGGCATAA
- the pdxT gene encoding pyridoxal 5'-phosphate synthase glutaminase subunit PdxT, which yields MKIGVLALQGDFREHLVAAKSAGHAALTVRRPEELAEVDALILPGGESTTIAHLASTFNLMQPIRDRIKSGMPVYGSCAGMILLADRIIDGSDGQETFGGIDMTVRRNAFGRQVDSFESDLDFQGVNLHAVFIRAPWVEEVGATVEVLATVKTAKGSHAVAVRQGRLLATSFHPELTGDLRVHRYFFDQVCTGAIK from the coding sequence ATGAAGATTGGCGTTCTTGCTCTTCAAGGTGATTTTCGCGAGCACCTAGTTGCAGCAAAGAGCGCTGGCCATGCTGCGCTAACGGTCCGTCGCCCAGAAGAGCTTGCTGAAGTAGATGCGCTCATTCTTCCTGGGGGAGAATCAACAACGATTGCACATCTTGCAAGTACCTTTAACTTGATGCAACCGATAAGAGATCGAATCAAATCAGGTATGCCGGTCTATGGATCATGCGCTGGAATGATTCTTTTAGCTGATCGAATTATCGATGGATCGGATGGGCAAGAAACTTTCGGTGGCATTGATATGACCGTGCGAAGAAATGCCTTTGGTCGCCAAGTTGATTCCTTTGAAAGCGATCTTGATTTTCAAGGCGTCAATCTGCACGCAGTCTTCATTCGTGCGCCTTGGGTAGAAGAAGTCGGCGCAACGGTTGAGGTCCTAGCAACAGTGAAAACTGCGAAGGGATCGCACGCGGTAGCTGTTCGACAAGGAAGGCTCTTGGCAACCTCATTCCATCCCGAGTTAACTGGAGATTTACGCGTACATCGCTACTTCTTTGATCAAGTCTGTACAGGCGCGATAAAGTAA
- a CDS encoding RelA/SpoT family protein, which translates to MNALVAPLLATLKESHPTSRLSEVERAFEIAKQAHVGQMRKSGEEYITHPVAVSQILAELGLNDTTIIASLLHDTVEDTPYSLTQLRSDFGDEIANLVDGVTKLDKLTYGPTAEAETVRKMVVAMSRDIRVLVIKLADRLHNARTWKFVSTESAERKARETLDIYAPLAHRLGMNAIKWELEDLSFEVLEPKKFEEISRLVAERSPSRDALSQEVIDAVQSDLDRDAITATVTGRKKHYFSVYQKMVVRGRDFNDIYDLVGIRVLVNDVKDCYAVLGSIHARWSPVPGRFKDYIAMPKFNLYQSLHTTVIGPNGKAIEIQIRTFEMHSRAEFGIAAHWKYKQGNESKNSSPEMLWLRQLHEWQKETEDPSEFLEALRFDLGSPEVFVFTPKGSVIALPGGSTPVDFAYSVHTDVGSKCAGAKVNGRLVPLDTRLVNGDVIEIVTNKSENAGPSRDWLNFVKSPRARSKIKAHFSKERREEAIDAGRESIARQMRKAGLPLQKIFAGHSLLELAHELRYPDISALYSAVGDGHVSAASIIEKLVVSLGVEDSHPEPTIDVIPTGSHSIRRSSSAIEVEGVGDVLVKLARCCTPVPGDGIIGFITKGSGISVHRDDCINAADLQLNQGERIAKVRWLDGAGSVFLVNIQVEALDRSRLLADVTRALSEQHVNILSAAVNTSKDRTAISKFTFEMADATHLDSVLAAVRAVEGVYDVYRN; encoded by the coding sequence TTGAACGCTCTAGTTGCACCACTATTAGCAACACTTAAAGAGAGCCACCCAACAAGTCGGCTCTCTGAAGTTGAGCGCGCTTTTGAAATCGCAAAGCAGGCCCATGTAGGGCAAATGCGTAAATCCGGTGAAGAGTACATAACTCATCCCGTCGCGGTTTCGCAGATTCTGGCTGAACTTGGTTTAAATGACACAACAATAATCGCCTCCCTTCTGCACGACACCGTTGAAGATACGCCTTATTCGCTCACTCAATTACGTTCTGATTTCGGCGACGAGATTGCTAACTTAGTTGATGGAGTCACCAAGTTAGATAAATTAACTTACGGTCCGACCGCTGAGGCTGAGACGGTTCGCAAGATGGTCGTTGCCATGTCGCGCGACATTCGAGTTCTGGTGATAAAACTTGCAGATCGATTACATAATGCGCGCACTTGGAAGTTTGTTAGCACTGAGAGCGCTGAGCGAAAAGCACGTGAAACTTTAGATATTTATGCCCCTCTAGCGCACCGCTTAGGTATGAATGCAATTAAATGGGAGCTGGAAGACCTCTCCTTCGAGGTTCTGGAACCTAAGAAGTTTGAAGAGATTTCCCGGTTAGTTGCCGAGCGTTCGCCTTCCCGCGATGCGCTGTCACAAGAGGTAATTGATGCGGTGCAAAGTGATCTAGATCGAGATGCGATCACTGCGACAGTTACAGGGCGCAAAAAACATTATTTCAGCGTCTATCAGAAGATGGTGGTGCGAGGACGCGATTTCAACGATATCTATGACTTAGTCGGTATTCGCGTCTTGGTAAATGACGTCAAGGATTGCTACGCAGTTCTTGGTTCGATTCACGCTCGCTGGTCGCCTGTGCCAGGACGATTTAAAGATTACATCGCAATGCCAAAATTCAATCTATACCAGTCATTGCATACAACGGTGATTGGGCCAAACGGCAAGGCGATAGAAATCCAGATTAGAACTTTTGAGATGCATTCCCGTGCTGAGTTCGGTATCGCAGCGCATTGGAAGTACAAGCAAGGCAATGAGTCAAAGAACTCCTCACCAGAGATGCTTTGGCTACGCCAGTTGCACGAGTGGCAGAAAGAGACTGAGGATCCTTCAGAATTCCTCGAAGCGCTCCGTTTTGATTTAGGCAGTCCCGAAGTCTTCGTATTTACTCCAAAGGGGAGCGTGATTGCTCTTCCTGGTGGATCTACACCTGTCGACTTCGCATACTCAGTGCATACAGATGTCGGTAGCAAATGCGCTGGCGCAAAAGTAAATGGTCGCTTAGTTCCACTTGATACCCGCTTAGTTAATGGTGATGTGATCGAGATAGTTACCAATAAGAGCGAAAACGCAGGGCCATCACGCGATTGGCTTAACTTTGTTAAATCTCCTCGAGCCAGATCGAAGATCAAAGCGCACTTCAGCAAAGAGCGTCGCGAGGAAGCGATTGATGCTGGGCGCGAATCTATTGCGCGTCAAATGCGTAAAGCAGGACTACCACTTCAGAAAATCTTTGCAGGACATTCTTTACTGGAGCTGGCACACGAACTGCGCTATCCCGATATCTCTGCGCTCTATAGCGCTGTAGGAGATGGGCATGTTTCTGCAGCTTCCATTATTGAAAAATTAGTTGTTTCGCTAGGCGTGGAAGATTCGCACCCTGAACCAACTATCGATGTTATTCCAACCGGATCCCACTCAATTAGACGTTCAAGTAGCGCAATCGAAGTTGAAGGCGTGGGCGATGTGCTAGTGAAGCTAGCCCGCTGCTGTACGCCAGTTCCTGGAGATGGAATTATCGGATTTATCACCAAAGGAAGTGGCATCTCAGTCCATCGCGATGATTGCATCAACGCTGCTGACTTGCAGTTAAATCAAGGCGAACGAATTGCAAAGGTGCGCTGGCTCGATGGAGCCGGAAGCGTATTCCTAGTAAATATCCAAGTAGAGGCGCTAGATCGATCACGTTTGTTGGCAGATGTAACGAGAGCGCTATCTGAACAGCATGTAAATATTTTAAGCGCTGCAGTGAATACCTCAAAGGATCGAACCGCGATCAGCAAGTTCACCTTTGAAATGGCAGATGCGACGCATCTCGACTCAGTCTTAGCTGCAGTACGCGCCGTTGAAGGCGTCTACGACGTCTATCGCAACTAA
- the secF gene encoding protein translocase subunit SecF, translating into MVKLSGLGGRLYSGETSFNIVGNRRRWYSISAIFILLSIGALLIQGLHLGIEFKGGSSYTVNKAGTTVEQARAAVADVDIPGEIIVQKIGDDKVKVQTGALSAAQSAAVEKALTIAFNVPLESIDTQLIGPSWGKEITKKALYGLIAFLIVIMIFLTMIFEPKMAVSAIVAVVHDVFITVGIYALVGFDVTPATVIGFLTILGYSLYDTVVVFDKVRENTKSVAAVGKVTYSQAANLAVNQTIVRSANTSLIALLPVGAILFVGAGLLGAGTLKDLSLALFIGLAVGTYSSIFIAPPFLASLREKEPAMQALAKRVASRGGAEPVSASVSANSERAAIRPSVGRGPRNQPKRKGRK; encoded by the coding sequence ATGGTAAAACTCTCAGGTCTTGGCGGTCGTCTTTACTCTGGCGAAACTTCATTTAACATCGTTGGTAATCGCCGTCGTTGGTACTCAATCTCAGCAATTTTCATCTTGCTATCAATAGGTGCCCTCTTGATTCAAGGTCTTCACCTTGGAATCGAATTTAAGGGTGGTTCTTCTTACACAGTAAATAAGGCGGGCACGACAGTTGAACAAGCGCGCGCTGCTGTTGCAGATGTTGATATTCCTGGAGAAATCATTGTTCAGAAGATCGGTGATGACAAAGTAAAGGTTCAGACTGGTGCGCTTTCTGCGGCACAGTCAGCGGCAGTTGAAAAAGCTTTGACTATCGCCTTTAACGTACCGCTTGAATCAATCGACACTCAGTTGATCGGACCTTCATGGGGTAAGGAAATTACTAAGAAGGCGCTCTACGGACTTATCGCATTCTTAATCGTAATTATGATCTTCTTGACGATGATCTTTGAACCCAAGATGGCAGTTTCTGCGATCGTGGCCGTTGTGCATGACGTCTTTATTACAGTTGGAATCTATGCACTCGTCGGGTTCGATGTTACCCCCGCAACTGTGATCGGATTCTTAACGATCCTTGGTTATTCGCTGTATGACACCGTTGTTGTATTCGATAAGGTTCGCGAGAACACCAAATCTGTTGCTGCAGTGGGCAAAGTTACATATTCACAAGCGGCAAACTTGGCAGTTAATCAGACAATCGTGCGTTCTGCTAACACTTCTTTGATTGCACTTCTTCCAGTTGGTGCGATCCTCTTTGTAGGTGCTGGCTTACTTGGCGCCGGAACTCTCAAGGATCTATCCCTTGCTTTGTTTATCGGGCTTGCAGTTGGTACTTACTCTTCAATCTTTATCGCTCCACCATTCCTGGCATCACTTCGCGAGAAGGAACCAGCGATGCAAGCACTTGCAAAGCGAGTTGCCTCGCGCGGGGGAGCAGAGCCAGTCTCAGCATCAGTGAGTGCAAATAGTGAGAGAGCAGCGATACGCCCAAGTGTTGGTCGCGGACCTCGCAATCAACCAAAGCGCAAGGGTCGCAAGTAA
- the ruvC gene encoding crossover junction endodeoxyribonuclease RuvC, translating into MSQATLRVLGIDPGLTRCGIGVIEGLPGSQLKLISVGVIKTPSDNPLEQRLLQLEEEITNWVSKYQPDRIAVERVFSQHNVRTVMGTGQAAGIALLVAARAGIPVVMHTPSEVKAAVTGSGRANKVQVAEMVKRLLSLTEIPKPVDSTDALALAICHIWRGGGNSKIEAALAAEKSRLAKLVRK; encoded by the coding sequence ATGAGCCAAGCAACGCTGAGAGTTTTGGGTATCGACCCGGGCCTTACGCGCTGCGGCATAGGCGTTATTGAAGGCCTACCCGGATCACAACTTAAGTTGATTAGCGTGGGAGTGATCAAGACTCCCAGCGATAACCCGCTAGAACAGCGTCTCTTGCAGCTCGAAGAAGAGATCACTAATTGGGTAAGCAAATATCAACCAGATCGGATCGCAGTTGAAAGAGTTTTTTCGCAGCACAATGTTCGTACCGTGATGGGCACCGGACAAGCTGCGGGTATTGCACTACTAGTAGCTGCAAGAGCAGGTATTCCAGTTGTCATGCACACACCGAGTGAAGTCAAGGCTGCCGTAACTGGTTCAGGTCGAGCTAATAAGGTACAAGTCGCCGAGATGGTTAAAAGGTTGCTTTCCTTGACCGAGATTCCTAAACCAGTTGATAGCACCGATGCCTTGGCACTTGCGATCTGCCATATTTGGCGCGGTGGTGGAAACAGCAAAATTGAAGCCGCACTTGCTGCTGAAAAATCACGGCTAGCCAAGTTGGTGCGCAAATGA
- the ruvA gene encoding Holliday junction branch migration protein RuvA, translating to MISLVNGVVRSISLDKVIVEVGGVGLSLAVTQKTSAQLNIGVQAQLFTTLVVREDALTLYGFLEDGDRALFELVQTVSGIGPKVALSIVSALSPSQLAVAVAQEDISAIEKVPGIGRKGAQRLILELKGKLTDFGTSSKSDRHQPVWREQLTSALVSLGFSAKDSDAAISQVVARLSEDGVDAQTLELSDLLKRALSQGGR from the coding sequence ATGATTTCACTTGTTAACGGCGTTGTCCGCTCTATTTCGCTAGATAAGGTAATAGTTGAAGTCGGTGGAGTCGGCTTATCCCTTGCGGTTACTCAAAAGACTTCTGCCCAACTTAATATTGGCGTGCAAGCGCAGCTGTTTACAACGTTGGTTGTCCGCGAAGATGCGCTAACGCTTTATGGATTTCTTGAGGACGGAGATCGCGCGCTTTTCGAATTAGTTCAGACAGTTAGTGGAATTGGTCCAAAGGTTGCGCTCTCCATTGTTTCGGCGCTATCACCATCGCAGTTAGCCGTTGCTGTAGCCCAAGAAGATATCTCTGCTATTGAAAAGGTTCCTGGAATTGGCCGCAAGGGTGCACAGCGTTTAATCCTTGAGTTAAAGGGCAAGTTAACTGATTTTGGAACCTCCTCGAAGAGTGATCGCCATCAACCAGTTTGGCGTGAACAATTAACTAGCGCACTTGTCTCGCTCGGATTTAGCGCTAAAGATTCAGATGCGGCAATTTCACAAGTAGTAGCGCGGCTTTCTGAAGATGGCGTCGATGCGCAAACTCTTGAACTCTCCGATCTCTTAAAGCGCGCACTTTCGCAGGGTGGACGTTAA